One Nocardia huaxiensis genomic window, CCTCAACTTTCGCGGCCAGTTCTACACGCACACCCTCATGCCGCCCTACGTCAGCCCACCCCCCAACCCCTACGGCCCACCCCGCATCTTCCTGGCCGCGGTCGGCCCCAAAATGGCCGAACTCGCCGGCGAAATCGCCGATGGCGTTATCGCCCCGCCCTTTTCAACCGTCAAACACCTGACCGAGGTCCTGCTCCCCGCCGTCGAACGCGGCCTGACCAGATCCGGCAGAACCCGCGCCGACTTCACGATCATGTGCCTGCCCATGACCATCGTCGGCGACTCACCCCTCGAACAGGAAACAGCGGCAGCCAGCGCCCGCCTGCAACTGGCCTTCCACAGCAGCCCCGCCGACGCCCGCGCCCTCTTCGACCTCCACGGCCTCGCCCACCTCGGCGACCAAGTCACCGAAATCTTCCTCTCCGGCGCCCCCGACCAGCCCCAACGCATGCAACGCCTGATCACCGACGAAATCCTCGACCTGTTCACCCTCACCGGCCGCCACGACGACATACTCGGCAAAACCCGAACCCGCTTCGCGCACATAGCCGACCGAATAGCACCCGTCCT contains:
- a CDS encoding TIGR03617 family F420-dependent LLM class oxidoreductase, with protein sequence MNPSIDRLIDPESFTEFSADTIAADAAACESAGAGGFWSVERLHDPFLPLAYAAAATTTIALGTSVTVALSRSPMTLAYAAHDLQALTKGRFILGLGPQHQSHVANRFSMPSDRPLGRMREYVGALRAIWKSWNTHRPLNFRGQFYTHTLMPPYVSPPPNPYGPPRIFLAAVGPKMAELAGEIADGVIAPPFSTVKHLTEVLLPAVERGLTRSGRTRADFTIMCLPMTIVGDSPLEQETAAASARLQLAFHSSPADARALFDLHGLAHLGDQVTEIFLSGAPDQPQRMQRLITDEILDLFTLTGRHDDILGKTRTRFAHIADRIAPVLYTAEPHHGQALTTALRATTRTP